From the genome of Nicotiana sylvestris chromosome 1, ASM39365v2, whole genome shotgun sequence:
gctctaaaagattAAATTACAACTTATACTTTCtcatttcattgtacaacttgagccaacgctcctcaatgttcaaatgtctcaattacttccacaaactttgcccaacaatagaaatcatcatcaaagcatgaacaatacaacgaagtcataataatcacaatataagactcacgggcatgcttgacaccaacatatagatactcgtcagcatgcatatacatcatactcgacaaataccacatagcaaatagaactcgactcttaatccctcaagctaaggttagaccaaacacttacctcgctttgcaaccaattcaaaattccaacaagcctttgtctcgcgaattcgtgcccgaaattctcaaatctagtcataaacaattcaaaataCTCAACACGAATGGTAGGAACTAATTCTATATGAATTTACAAATTTCCGgattaaaatccgaaatttagctcaaaaattatctgtggggcccacgtctcggaagcCGATGAAACTCATAAAATACGACGAGTTcaactatacaaaaattatcgaattccgatgtcaaatggaccttcaaatcctaaattttcatttttggaaagttttacaaaaaccacaatttctttcatccaaatccgaaataaacgatgaatattgatataaattcatgaaatataatcacatCCGGATATAGAACACTTGGTATTATAGGGATTTTACATGCTTTGCCGTGCTCCCGCCGCGCTCACAGGCGGAAAACTTTTAAATCGGCATGGTCGCGGCGTGCCCGCGCGCCTGGGCGCGCTTATGATACAGGTCCGGTAAAATAGTCATAACTttttgtatacacctccaaatgacgaacagTTTGATGCtgtagaaactagactcaaagagttttaatttgataggttgatCATCACACAAATCGTTATATCTATATAGATATGCTcatccaaagtgaggtcttgcgcgtactcatttgcaactttagtctattatgtaattttccaacttggcttagacttagaacCTTCCTTAGACCTCATATCACTTATAGTATGTTTCGTACACTTGGtatcatatccaattggtatCTATCATGTTAATAGGTCGTCGgatgagaagtagagtccgccCCCAAACGCATAACATACTTACCTCTTCTTTCGCATATTTCAATTTTCTCGAATTTTTACTAACtcccaaaatttccaaaaatttcgcCGGAGTTTCCTTTAtaactgggcctatccacctTTCAGAGAATCCGAGAAACCAATCCTAACAACATATACATAATCCAATCTACGTAACCCATCATGAAAATAACACCAACATTAGCCTCATAAGTAATATATTACTAGAAAAGGAACGACATTCACATTAACTATTCAGGTGATACTAAACTCATATCAGGTAAGTTCTCGACATTTTCATTAAACAcagaaataaatatttaaattaaagatgacatttttggGTCGTTACAGTTTATTAGCAAGATTTAGTTCCTTTCCAACAACAAGACACTGGAATGGTGTTAAGCATATTTTTAGATACCTTAGAGGTACTATTGATATGAGCTTATTTTATTCTTATGAATCTGATTCACagttgattggttatgcagatgtaGGTTATTTGTCTGACCCATATAAAGCCCGATCTCAAACAGGCTATCTATTTACTTGTGGGGGTACAACTATTTCATGGTGTTCAACAAAATAAACTTTAGCTTCTACATCTTCCAATTATGcagagataatagctattcatgaagctaGTCGAGAATATGTATGGTTGAGATCAGTGACTCAACATATTCAACAATTGTGTggtctttctttaaaaatgaagATTCCAACGATATTGTATGAAGACACTGCTGCTTGCATAGCTCAACttaaaggaggatatatcaaaggagacaggacaaagcacatttcaccaaagttcttTTTCACACACGATCTTCAGTAAAATGGTGAGATAGATGttcaacaaatccgttcaagtgacaaTCAGAATTATTCACTAAGGTATTGCCAACATCAACATTTGAGAAGCTGAGacataagattggaatgcgttgTCTCCGAGATATCAAATAAAgctttcatcagggggagtataatacgcgttgtactctttttcccttaaccaaggttttgtcccaagTGAGTTTTCCTGGtaagatttttaatgaggcagcacaCAATGCGTATTACAAGAtgtgtgtactctttttccttcactgggcTTTTTTCCTCTGGGTTTttttctagtaaggttttaacgaggcacattaccTTTcaaatgaacatccaagggggagtttTATAAATAAAGTGAATGtatatggatgttcatttaatcCATCCATATATTCTATACAATGTACTACTTGGATCGATGCACCTATTAATTCCTAGGATGTATCTAGTGAGTTTTGGTTGTATCTTGTATAGTATAAATAGGACATTCTTTGTCTATGGAAGAATACACAAGAAACACACTTGAATAAGATAACTTCTACATTTTCCTCCTATACATCTTGTCTCTATTACTATATTGTTCTATTTTGCTCTCATTTCTTAATACTGACAATATTGTTGCGGTAAAACAAATGAAATATTTCTTGAATTTAGGAAATCTTAAGTACTGTTTTGTTTTGGACAGGGATGCGGGGCGGGTTTGGCAAAAGCGACAAAAATTTCAACCCGTCCCCGCCTGGACCTGCCCCGCCCCActtaagttttttttcttttttctttaattttttttctaaaacaaactagtttgacattttattattttataaaatggaGAGTTTAATAGAATCACATAAACATAAAACTGAGAGAGTATTACGCCGATCTTCCAAAATAAATGGGTTACTATCATTTCCTATTATTAATACGATATCTTGATTTAAGTAATATCATTTTGTTGAGACTTATGCAAATTTATTAATTATAATCAAAATAGCATTCGTGCTAGTAAAAAAAGAATGTGAAACTGTAGTTGAAATGATTGCTTTATTTTAGAAAAGATAAAATTCAAAGCTGCCCCCGCATTAAACCCGCACCGTATAAGAGTAACCCCCACCCGGCCGCCCCGCATCAAACAAGACCCGTCCGCTCCATTGCCATCCCTAGTTTTGGAAAAAGATGATCAATACATATATATCTAAAACTGATGTAATAAATGATGAAAGATGTGTAGGGACCAAAAACAATCTACAAAAAGGCTCCTTAGAAGGGATTTGCTGACCCAAGAAATTTACTTCAATTCATTTTGACTGTTTTGTGTTAGCTATATTCCAAACTTGTCGGCCATAGGCTGCTTTCACTTTTCTAATGTCAATTCTATGTCATTTATTTTGCCTATAAAAACCTCACTTCAAATTCCCAGACTTTCATGTTTACTCGCAGGTTTTTGCACTTTTACTGAAATAGACACATACATAGTCATTGCATGGTTCCCACGTAAGAGAAAATATATATTCCCCTAACTCTTACCCTCAAAACCCACATAATAAAGACTCTGCATTTTCACTATAAATTGCTGGTTTTAGTGCTCATTTTCTCTTCATTACATTCTGCCttccttcttttattttccttcttgGAGCCATGGACCCAAAACAGCAGTCTGCTGTCAGAGATGAATCCTCAGTTTCCATGAATGAATCCGAGGTACATTTTCACATCATTTTTGgttaattatttgattgtttaGCTATATATATATGGTCTTGTTTGTATTTTTGGACTTTGTTGTATAGGATTCCTTTGGCTTTTCTTGTCCTATTCTGGTTCTTTAGCAAACAGCATTTGAGATCCAACTCTATGTGTATCATCTGTCCGAAAAAGTACACACGTATAGAACGAGTTAGATATACATTTCAGAATTCATTCTTTCGGCTCAAAATTCCCACCGTCTAAATTATGAATCATCATTTAACAAACATAAGATTTCTGTATATACACCGTTGTAGTTGATTTGATATGAAAAAAAGAACAGAACAAAGAAAACAGCCGAAAGGTTTGGCTATGATAGAGCCAGCTGGGAGCTGAATTAATGCTTTGTGTGATAATTATAATATCTGATTGTTTAACATGAAAAATGGTAATCATCGTCCATCATTGTATTGTCACTTGTTTATCTGACCAAAAAGGATACAGCCATTAATTAATTTATATATGTATCTAAGCTGCCTAATTAATCAAATAaacgaagaaaagaaaattaaaagcaTGCTTAACTTCACTAAAAAGTGACTTTAACTTTTCCTTAAACAAAAACTCGCCATTTGTATTAATGCATGCTTTCTTCTCGTGCATCATGCAAATGAAAACCTTCAAAAAGGTAATAATGGATTCCACCTACTTTTAGTTTTTACTCAATCTCTCAAGTGATCACATTGATTATAAGTTCATTGTTTCTCTTTCACTTTTTAAATAAAAGAAAGTCTGAACTAcaaatattttttaaaagtaCTGATTTTTACAGCTACTTAATAGATACAAATAGAGTTGTACAGTAGTTTTTTGCTGGAGAACACACCGAATGGCAATTTCACCTAATCTTTTCATCATGCATACGCTTTGTGTGGTATTATGTTCGCTTTGTTAGCTTCTAATTAACAACTActaattattttgttttatttgctATTTTCTCGGTAGTCCTTATCTTCAATCTCAAATCCATAAAATTCTGGTCCTCCCAATTATTTAGGACGTAAATCAccttaaatactttttgttattTATAGGTAATGGCATTTTATCATTCTTTCCATTTTTTGTTTCGATCAACAAAATATAAATTATACTATACTCGctccggtccataataagtgactaatttatctttttattttggtcTAAGATAAGTGTACATTTATATAaccaagaaaaaattcaatttattttttcaaaattacccttatgtacatatccctaaaaagtcttttactcctcacattaactacgttgcaacatttaattaagggtaatttagtcacactaactagAATTTAGTATTATTTCCTTAATGGGTGTGTCCAAGACatattggtcacttattgtggaccggagggagtatttttttttttttttaacatagGAGGTTGTGGGTAGGGAAAGAGTATGATTTGGTGGAAAATGGACCTTGCACCTCTATGTCCAAGGTTCTAGGTACACTTCCAAGAAATGTGAGCTTAGATAGCCAGCTGAATTTAATACCAGATTAGCATTTTTCTCAGTCAAATTGATTATCCATTTTGAACACAAACTATTTGTTGAAACAGAAAAAGACATATAATCTAGAGTAAAGATTTGCATTTTGATTCCGCTCATAACTAAATTTTCTTTTGGAAAAAGAAACTAAATGCTAATAGCCACCTTTGCATTATGTACTTTGTCAACTTTTATTTGGATTTCATGATCACCTCAGATTTATTGTGTCTACATCCAAATCTGACATAATCCTAAAAAAGTTACTCCTCTTTTTGACTCAACTTTTCAAAAACTTTTTACTAGAATTTGAACCAATGAGAAAGCTGAATTATCCCCTCTATATGGTCCCACACGATATTCTAATTTATTCTTATCAAAACAATTATTATAGGTAAGTCAAAGTTAATCGAAGTACCAAAAGAAAATCTTATACAACATTTTGTTTgtcttcgtttttttttttttaagtggGGTGGGAGAGAAAAAAAGGAAGCATGCTATATATTACTATATAATATGAAACCTCATGATATTTCATGAAAGGATATAATATTTGAAATGTGATATCTTTTTATGTATGGCCAACAGGAAGGGAAAAAGAGACTTTTGGATTGTTGTACAAAAGATGGATCAACAGACAGGCATGGGAAACCAGCAATCAAGGCAAAAACTGGTGGATGGAAAACTGGAGCTCTTTTATTAGGTCTACTAATTATACTCTTACTACCATAGTTCCCCCCTGCCACAACATTTTCCATTTAACCACTTATGATTATGATAATTTCAATACTCAGGACACAAAGAATAAAAgtcatatttttgtatatataaaaaGAAGAGATAAAGTAATTAACGACTAATTAGATCAAGCCATTTGAAGAGAGTGGTTTAACCATAAAAATAGGGAAAGAAACTTTAAGACAGTTGAGATTAAAATAAAAATCTGTTCCATTCAAGAAAAGATCGAACAGCATGCATGGCCATTGTTCTAGAAAGGCTTAAGTTATATACACAGAAAATACAAAGAATTTTTACAATATCAGTAGTGTAATTTAACATGTTATACCAGGTTATTTACTTTATTTATCAAGTTATCATATCATATTTGTCGTAAACAATCACATGTTATTCCATTCATTAAACTTAATCTGATGTATAAAAATATTACATATTATCAGTGCATAAAACTTAAACTCTTTAGAGAAGGGCAGAGAAAGCGATTCACCCTTGCGTTGAAAACATACATCtacaagaagaaagaaaatgaggaGTTGGTTTGACGATGCCAAAATATACAAAGAGAACTAAGAAGTAGAAAAAACAGGAAGAACTCATATTTTCCAAGTTTATAACATACATTTACAAAGTGCTTAATATATAATTAAGCTGAAAATATCTGAATTAAACTTCTTTATGATAATATGGTAGCGTTGTGTTCTTTGCTTGATGCAGTCAGTGAAGGATTGGCTGCAGTTGCATTTACTGGAGTGGAAGTGAACATGGTTCTTTTCTCAAAGACTGTCTTAAGGCAGTCAAATGCTGAAGCAGCAAACATGTTCAGCAAATGGATGGGAACTCTTTATATTTTCTCTTTGCTTGGAGCTTTTCTAAGTGATTCCTACTTTGGAAGATACCTCACTTGCATTGTTTTTCTAGCTGTTATGAATGTTGTAAGTTATATTTTTTTCGGCACACCCCCTTAGGCCCCACAATCTATTTTCAAGATAATTGACGTTTCTAAAtcgtgaggattcatatagccgatcCCAATTTGCTCTTTGCAGGGTTTGGTGGTATTGTCTCTGTTAACTCAAGCATTTATGCTTGAACCTGAAGGTTGTGGCAAGTTGGGAGAGCTTTGTAAACCACAATCACAAGTCGAGGTTGCCATGTTCTATTTATCGATATACTTACTAGCTCTTGGGAGTGGCTCTATAGAACCAGCACTTGCCACACTTGGAGCTGATCAATTTGATGAAGAGGATCCAGAAGAAAGTCGTTCCAAGACGAAATTCTTTAGCTACTTCTATGTTGCTCTAAATCTTGGATCATTGGTTGCAGAGACACTTCTGGTTTATATGGAAGACATGGGAAGATGGGTACTTGCCTTTTGGATATCTACAGCTTGTGGCTTTGTTGCTTTGCTCTCAATCATTAGTGGCGCCCCTAGGTACCGCCATATTAGACCTTGTTGCAACCCCATCTCCAGGTTCTCTCAGGTAATCATCGCTTCTATTAGGAAAATAAAGCTTACTGTTCCTTCACATGGAGAGGGGTTGTATGAAGCACGAAGCAGAAATGAAAAAGACAGCACCAGAAGAATCTCTCATACAGATGACTTCAAGTAAGCTTAGCTTGCCCTGTTTTAGGATCTTATAATGCTGATTAATTTCATCAACTCGAACATATGACACGTTCCTTTAACTTGTACGAATAGGTTTCTTGATCGAGCTGCAGTTGTAACCCCATCAGACATGCTTATATTACCTGATAAAAGTGAAACTCATAACCAATGGAGGCTATGTACTGTGACACAAGTTGAAGAAGTGAAATGTGTGCTAAGACTACTTCCAATATGGTTTTGCACAATATTGGCATCCATTGTCTTTGTGCAAGTGCTTTCTCTCTTCGTCGAGCAAGGATCTGCAATGAACACAAGCACAATGATCTCGGGGTTTCACATTCCACCAGCAAGCATGACATCATTTGACATCATAAGCACATCCACCTTCATCATTTGCTATGAGAAGATCATAATTCCTCTGTATGTGAAACTAACCAAAAGTAAGCCAAAGCTCCCGAGTGAGCTTCAAAGGATAGGGATTGGACTTGTCATTTCAACAGTAGCTATGGTGATTGCAGGTTTGGTTGAGCAACACAGACTAAGGTTTGCTAATGAAGGAGGGGAAGAGACAAGTTCCTTGAGTATTTTCTGGCAAACTCCACAATATGTGCTTGTCGGAGTAGGGGAAGCATTCATCTATGTTGCTCAGTGGGAATTTTTTGCATCACAAATTCCCGATAATCTGAAGAGCATGGGGCTTGGGTTGTCCATGTCTTCCTCAGCACTAGGTAGCTACTTGTGCAGCATTATATTAAGTGTGGTGATGAAGATCACAACAAGGCATGGAAAGCCAGGTTGGATACCTGCGAATTTAAACAACGGGCACTTGGATAGGTTTTTCTTCCTTTCAGCTGCTTTGACTGCACTAGATCTTGTACTATTTGTTGTGTGCGCTAAAAGGTATAAGTCTATAGCACTAGAAAAAAGAGAGATAGGACAAGAGATGGAAGCTACAGCTTGAACTAATCAAAATTGTAACAACTCCACAACAATTGTTCTATTGTTTAGGAAGAAACACAAAATGAAGTAGAGCATTGTGGAGCCTTACTCAAGAGGAAAGAAGAAAATTAAATAGAAACCAAAAGAAAGCATGCTTAATTAGATACTGAATGTGTTGTGTTTTGTGACAATCTTGGTATTGACAAAAACCTCCTTGCAATCTTGGTTTTGTTGTAATGCTTCATATATAGGATCATGTTAATGATAGAACAGTCATGTTTTCATGTTTCGGTAGAGTCCACTCTCAACTCACGGTAACAAGGCTTAAAATCTTTTGAACATTAGAACAGGCACTCATTCTACTGACTTCCAGTTGCAGGTCTTTAGCAATAGTTTTGTATCATTGTCATACCTATGTCACGTTAATGACTTTCAAAAAGCTATTTTAGGGACTGCAGTTTTCCTTCATAAATGTTTGCTTGTGGTTACAGAGTAAACTGAAGAGCATGCAGATTTGGACAATATTCAGACTAAGCTATAACACATATTACTGTGTCAACCAGTTAAACAAATCTCCACAAAAGAAAATGTTTTAAAGAAGGAAAACTGGGACTCCCTAGGAGCAATGCAGCCTCTATCTGCCTCGTGCACACTTTACATCTTAAATTATTTGGACCTGTAGCCCCCAAACATTGTGTTTGAAGTTTCTTTACATCTAAAAATAATTTTCTCCTAAAATTATTAAACTGGGTGGCTTAAAATATTAGGATGTATATAAAATTTTATAAAAAGGGCAACCCGCTGCAGTAAACTCCCGCTATGCGTGGGGTccagggaagggccggaccacaagggtctgtTGTACACggccttaccttgcatttctgcaagaggctatttccacGACTCGAATCTGTGACCTCCTGGTCATATGgaagca
Proteins encoded in this window:
- the LOC104239272 gene encoding protein NRT1/ PTR FAMILY 7.2-like; translated protein: MDPKQQSAVRDESSVSMNESEEGKKRLLDCCTKDGSTDRHGKPAIKAKTGGWKTGALLLVSEGLAAVAFTGVEVNMVLFSKTVLRQSNAEAANMFSKWMGTLYIFSLLGAFLSDSYFGRYLTCIVFLAVMNVGLVVLSLLTQAFMLEPEGCGKLGELCKPQSQVEVAMFYLSIYLLALGSGSIEPALATLGADQFDEEDPEESRSKTKFFSYFYVALNLGSLVAETLLVYMEDMGRWVLAFWISTACGFVALLSIISGAPRYRHIRPCCNPISRFSQVIIASIRKIKLTVPSHGEGLYEARSRNEKDSTRRISHTDDFKFLDRAAVVTPSDMLILPDKSETHNQWRLCTVTQVEEVKCVLRLLPIWFCTILASIVFVQVLSLFVEQGSAMNTSTMISGFHIPPASMTSFDIISTSTFIICYEKIIIPLYVKLTKSKPKLPSELQRIGIGLVISTVAMVIAGLVEQHRLRFANEGGEETSSLSIFWQTPQYVLVGVGEAFIYVAQWEFFASQIPDNLKSMGLGLSMSSSALGSYLCSIILSVVMKITTRHGKPGWIPANLNNGHLDRFFFLSAALTALDLVLFVVCAKRYKSIALEKREIGQEMEATA